The following are encoded in a window of Flavobacterium cupriresistens genomic DNA:
- a CDS encoding RagB/SusD family nutrient uptake outer membrane protein, translating into MKISFKYISYFFLFILGLNLTLTSCTGDLDVTPRDKNEFLSETFFQDPSSYKQVLAKLYAGLYVGGNDGDGKPDIAGLGGDFSSYLRLLFVTQELPTDEAIIAWADGTLPTLNTQTWSPANEFLAGAFSRSFYEISVANEFLRQSTEEKLNARGVDANLKADIATFRAEARFLRAFSYYNLMDLFGNVPITTEADPVGLFYPVQKTRAEVFAFVEAELKDLDNSLAASKTNEYGRVDKTAAKFLLAQIYLNSKVYTGVDRNNEAAVLCNEIIASSGYTFANVPYRYLFSADNNRNGAQSEFIFPVVSDGNAIRAIGGGMSFIIHASIGGSMDAANQGMDGGWFGTRARKEFVELFPDATATGDKRGTFYTDGQSLDINNVGTFTDGYAVTKFININSDGSKAQRPDVPDTDFPMYRLSDVYLMYAEATVRGAAAGNLATAVGYINQIRGRAGATLVSTGDLTLDFILAERGRELFWECHRRTDLIRFGKFSGSSKVWQWKGGVMAGTGTDSYRDLMPIPARSILANPTLKQNPGY; encoded by the coding sequence ATGAAAATATCATTTAAATATATATCTTATTTTTTCCTATTCATCTTAGGATTAAATCTGACGCTTACTTCGTGTACGGGCGACTTAGATGTGACGCCACGTGATAAAAACGAATTTTTATCTGAGACCTTTTTTCAGGACCCATCTTCATACAAACAAGTATTAGCAAAATTATACGCGGGTTTATATGTAGGAGGTAATGATGGAGATGGTAAACCGGATATTGCAGGACTTGGAGGAGATTTTAGTAGTTATTTAAGATTACTTTTTGTAACACAAGAACTTCCTACCGACGAAGCAATTATTGCTTGGGCTGATGGTACTTTACCAACTTTGAATACACAAACCTGGTCACCAGCAAATGAATTCTTAGCCGGAGCATTTTCAAGATCCTTCTATGAAATTAGTGTGGCGAATGAGTTTTTAAGACAAAGTACAGAAGAAAAACTTAATGCCAGAGGTGTTGATGCAAACTTAAAAGCTGACATCGCTACTTTTAGAGCTGAAGCTCGTTTTTTAAGAGCATTTTCATACTATAATTTAATGGATTTGTTTGGAAACGTGCCTATTACAACAGAAGCAGATCCTGTTGGACTTTTTTATCCGGTACAAAAAACAAGAGCAGAAGTTTTTGCTTTTGTTGAAGCTGAATTGAAAGACTTAGATAACAGTTTAGCTGCTTCAAAAACTAATGAATATGGTAGAGTGGATAAAACAGCTGCTAAATTTTTATTGGCACAAATTTATTTAAACTCAAAAGTATATACAGGTGTAGATAGAAATAACGAAGCTGCAGTATTATGTAATGAGATCATTGCTTCTTCAGGATACACATTTGCAAATGTTCCTTATCGTTATTTGTTCTCTGCAGATAATAATAGAAATGGTGCGCAAAGTGAGTTTATTTTCCCTGTTGTGAGTGATGGTAATGCTATTAGAGCTATAGGTGGAGGAATGAGTTTTATAATTCACGCTTCTATCGGAGGTAGTATGGATGCTGCGAATCAAGGTATGGATGGTGGATGGTTTGGTACCAGAGCCCGTAAAGAATTTGTGGAACTTTTCCCTGACGCAACTGCAACAGGAGATAAGAGAGGTACATTCTATACAGATGGACAATCATTAGACATCAACAATGTAGGAACTTTTACAGATGGTTATGCAGTAACAAAGTTCATTAACATTAATTCTGACGGATCAAAAGCACAAAGACCTGATGTTCCGGATACGGATTTCCCAATGTACAGACTGTCTGACGTTTATTTAATGTATGCAGAAGCTACAGTAAGAGGAGCAGCTGCAGGTAATTTAGCGACTGCAGTAGGTTACATAAACCAAATTAGAGGCAGAGCTGGAGCTACACTCGTCTCTACCGGAGATTTGACGCTTGATTTTATTCTGGCAGAAAGAGGACGCGAACTGTTTTGGGAATGCCACAGAAGAACCGACTTAATTCGTTTTGGTAAATTTAGCGGATCATCTAAAGTTTGGCAATGGAAAGGCGGAGTTATGGCTGGTACAGGAACTGATTCCTATAGAGATTTGATGCCTATTCCTGCGAGAAGTATTCTTGCAAATCCAACATTGAAACAAAATCCTGGATACTAA
- a CDS encoding LacI family DNA-binding transcriptional regulator, which produces MKRKITLKQIAKELDVSISTVSKSLRNSLEIGEETRSKVQAFAKFYNYKPNNIALSLKNRKTKSIGIIIPEIVHYFFSTVINGIEQVANENGYSVVICLSDDSFDKEVLNMEMLANGSIDGFIMSLSKETQFKGDFHHITEVINQGMPVVMFDRVTNDILCDKVIIDDKAAAYEAVQSLIDNGRKKIALVTTVDYVSVGKLRTDGYEKALLDNELPFNEDLIIKIEDVDTCEITISQLLHDRAFDAVFAVNELFAVTIIKTAHKMGLKVPEDLAVIAFTDGIISKYSTPSITTVSQSGEKMGNKAAKMLIERLEAEHDDDEEEDENYTTEVIETHLIKRESTD; this is translated from the coding sequence ATGAAACGCAAAATAACCCTGAAACAAATCGCAAAAGAACTCGATGTCTCCATCTCAACTGTTTCGAAATCACTGCGAAACAGCCTTGAAATTGGCGAAGAAACACGATCGAAAGTCCAGGCTTTTGCCAAGTTTTACAACTATAAGCCCAACAATATCGCCCTTAGTTTAAAAAATCGAAAAACCAAAAGTATCGGTATTATCATTCCGGAAATTGTACATTATTTTTTCTCTACCGTGATCAATGGAATTGAGCAGGTAGCCAACGAAAATGGGTATAGTGTGGTCATTTGTTTATCGGATGATTCGTTTGATAAAGAGGTCTTAAACATGGAAATGCTGGCCAACGGAAGTATCGACGGTTTTATCATGTCACTCTCTAAAGAAACCCAGTTTAAAGGCGACTTTCACCACATTACCGAAGTCATCAATCAAGGCATGCCCGTTGTAATGTTTGACCGCGTTACCAACGACATTTTATGCGACAAAGTAATCATCGACGACAAGGCTGCTGCATACGAAGCGGTACAAAGTCTGATTGATAATGGCCGTAAAAAAATAGCCTTGGTTACTACTGTCGACTATGTAAGTGTTGGTAAATTAAGAACGGATGGCTACGAAAAAGCATTGTTAGACAACGAATTGCCTTTTAACGAAGACTTAATCATTAAAATTGAAGATGTAGATACTTGCGAAATCACCATTAGTCAACTTCTGCACGACAGAGCTTTTGATGCTGTTTTTGCCGTAAATGAACTTTTTGCCGTAACAATTATCAAAACAGCTCATAAAATGGGACTTAAAGTTCCCGAAGATCTTGCCGTAATTGCTTTTACCGATGGAATTATCTCCAAATATTCAACTCCAAGTATTACGACCGTAAGTCAAAGTGGAGAAAAAATGGGAAACAAAGCTGCTAAAATGCTTATAGAAAGGCTGGAAGCCGAACATGATGATGACGAAGAAGAAGATGAAAACTACACTACAGAAGTCATCGAAACCCATCTTATAAAAAGAGAATCTACGGACTAA
- a CDS encoding MFS transporter → MEKRKLSFWEIWNMSFGFLGIQFGFALQNANTSRIFETLGAKIDEIPILWIAAPVSGLIIQPVIGYFSDRTWTKLGRRRPYFLIGAILSSVALFIMPNSPTLWIAAGTLWIMDASINVSMEPFRAFVGDNLPEKQRTLGFAMQSFFIGTGAVVGSVLPYLFTNVFGVSNTAAEGIIPDSVKWSFYIGGIVFLLSVLWTVFKTTEYTPEELHAFEEQAKKDKEEIINPRTDSDDNIKKQLTLGVLLAVVGTLTSFLIFENSLAKELYILFIGLIFMGVLFMIASRLRTSKVNNGFTIIMTDLLNMPATMKKLAWVQFFSWFALFSMWIYTTQAVTQHIFGTTDTTSKVYNDAADWVSVLFTVYNGIAAAVAFLLPVIAKKVGIRATHLLALCAGGVGLISIYFIGDKQLLILPMLGIGIAWASILSMPYAMLSGALPAAKMGYYMGVFNFFVVIPQIVAATILGFVIKQFFHNEPIYALIIGGVSMIFAGLLTLRVNNRTKIEIHE, encoded by the coding sequence ATGGAAAAGCGTAAATTAAGTTTCTGGGAAATTTGGAACATGAGTTTCGGTTTCTTGGGAATACAGTTTGGTTTTGCACTGCAAAACGCAAATACTTCTAGAATTTTTGAAACCCTTGGTGCTAAAATTGACGAAATTCCAATCTTATGGATTGCCGCTCCTGTTTCCGGTCTGATCATTCAACCTGTAATTGGATATTTTAGCGACAGAACATGGACCAAATTAGGCAGACGCCGTCCCTATTTTTTAATTGGTGCGATTCTATCCTCTGTGGCTTTATTCATTATGCCCAACTCTCCGACTTTATGGATTGCTGCCGGAACTTTGTGGATAATGGATGCCTCGATCAACGTTTCGATGGAACCTTTTCGTGCCTTTGTTGGTGATAATTTACCGGAAAAACAACGCACTTTAGGTTTTGCGATGCAGAGTTTCTTTATCGGTACCGGAGCTGTTGTAGGTTCAGTTTTGCCTTATCTTTTTACCAATGTTTTTGGTGTTAGCAATACCGCTGCGGAAGGGATTATTCCTGATTCTGTAAAATGGTCGTTTTACATTGGTGGAATCGTTTTTTTGCTTTCTGTTTTATGGACGGTTTTCAAAACAACAGAATACACCCCCGAAGAACTTCATGCTTTTGAAGAACAAGCTAAAAAAGACAAAGAAGAAATCATCAATCCGAGAACCGACTCTGATGATAACATAAAAAAACAGCTTACTTTGGGCGTACTGCTAGCGGTAGTTGGTACGTTGACCTCTTTCTTGATCTTCGAAAATTCTTTAGCCAAAGAACTATACATTCTTTTTATCGGATTAATTTTCATGGGTGTTTTATTTATGATAGCCTCCCGATTAAGAACTTCGAAAGTTAACAATGGTTTTACGATTATAATGACCGATTTACTGAACATGCCTGCTACAATGAAAAAATTAGCATGGGTACAGTTTTTCTCTTGGTTTGCCCTTTTCTCCATGTGGATCTATACCACACAAGCCGTTACACAACATATTTTTGGCACAACAGACACTACTTCAAAAGTATACAACGATGCTGCCGACTGGGTTTCTGTACTGTTTACTGTTTATAACGGAATCGCCGCCGCAGTTGCTTTCCTATTACCGGTTATTGCCAAAAAAGTAGGGATCAGAGCAACACATTTACTAGCATTATGCGCGGGAGGTGTTGGTTTAATTTCAATTTATTTCATAGGCGATAAACAACTTCTTATTCTGCCAATGTTGGGTATTGGAATAGCGTGGGCTAGTATTTTATCCATGCCTTATGCCATGTTATCCGGTGCTTTACCGGCAGCAAAAATGGGGTATTACATGGGGGTATTCAACTTCTTTGTGGTAATTCCGCAAATTGTAGCGGCTACGATATTGGGATTTGTCATCAAACAATTCTTCCACAATGAACCTATTTACGCTTTAATCATCGGCGGAGTATCCATGATTTTTGCTGGCTTGCTCACGCTAAGGGTAAATAACAGAACTAAAATTGAAATTCATGAATAA
- a CDS encoding SusC/RagA family TonB-linked outer membrane protein — protein MKTIYKKLLFLFLLLPFSVLAQNTLNGVVKDLATGQPIPGVNVNVQGAPGGAATDFDGKFQLSNVKNGDKILVSFIGYKTSTIAFNGQKTLTVSLEEDTNQLKEVVVQVGYGTVKKKDATGSVSQISSKEFNKGINVTPESLISGRISGVNVVGGGAPGAKADIRIRGGSSLTASNEPLIVLDGLPLSNAVPSGATSILSTIDPNDIESFTVLKDASAAAIYGSRAANGVIVITTKKGTKGGVKVNFNSQIGVNTVANTVDVLSADQFRNLVNTKGSDAQKALMGTASTDWQKEIFHTALTTNNNISVSGALFNKLPVRLSVGNVDNPGILRNTSFERTTTSISLNPVLFDNHLKIDISGNIAFGKNQFQDEAAIIGGAIGFDPTQPVYEAGSRYGGYFEWLEPNGNLPLLPSRNPVARLNLEDKRATSTRKWGNVRVDYKFHFFEDLRIIAEAGIDRFDSNGYNRQSTQSALGFQPNAFSSGNWVNLGNYNSYTNNLQNKNLNTYFNYTKDLGKFKIDATAGYNYQLFQKQKYESGETTQPTRNELTTVDPDVNLQSYFGRLTLNYDSRYLLTLNYRRDGTSRFSKENRWGNFGGAAFAWNLAEESFLKDNETLSSLKLRVGYGTTGQQDITAQYDYLRRVTLGTINSQYIFGNTIYKTARPEGYNEDIKWEELAEMNLGVDFGFLNDRITGTINYFDKKSSDLLADVVVPDGANIRNNGTYNVGSLRTKGLEFSVQSDIIKGDKLNWNVAFNATYIDRKITGLGVSVPGFYGYLTGDNIAGGGGNKIEVNSVGYAPEAFLVYEQLYDANKRPIAGAYVDRNQDGKIDDGDRYRFHKPAADYTFGLFSTLNYGKFDLTMNWRASLGNYIFDNVSSNLGYSDAGLRRQTDLSNVSTDYLNTGFTFEDNGTSRYLSDYYIKDASFIKLDNVTLGYTFDKTIIKSASLRFTAGVQNVFVLTKYDGLDPEKFNGIDNNVYPRARTFLFGVNASF, from the coding sequence ATGAAAACAATTTATAAAAAGTTGTTATTTTTATTCCTTTTACTACCTTTTAGTGTGTTGGCTCAGAACACATTAAATGGCGTTGTAAAGGATCTGGCTACAGGACAGCCGATTCCGGGAGTAAACGTAAATGTACAAGGTGCTCCGGGCGGAGCAGCAACAGATTTTGATGGTAAATTTCAGCTGTCTAATGTGAAAAACGGCGACAAAATTCTGGTTTCATTTATTGGATATAAGACGTCAACGATAGCCTTTAACGGACAAAAAACATTAACAGTTTCTCTTGAAGAAGATACCAATCAACTTAAGGAAGTTGTGGTACAAGTAGGTTACGGAACTGTTAAGAAAAAGGATGCGACGGGTTCTGTATCACAAATCTCTTCTAAAGAATTTAACAAAGGTATCAACGTAACTCCGGAAAGTCTTATTAGCGGTCGTATCTCGGGTGTAAATGTTGTTGGCGGCGGTGCTCCGGGTGCTAAAGCAGACATCAGAATTCGTGGAGGATCTTCCTTAACAGCGTCTAATGAGCCGTTAATTGTTTTGGATGGACTTCCTTTAAGTAATGCAGTTCCTAGTGGTGCAACTAGTATTTTATCTACTATTGACCCAAATGATATTGAGTCTTTTACCGTTTTAAAAGATGCATCTGCGGCGGCAATCTACGGATCCAGAGCAGCAAATGGTGTAATTGTAATTACGACCAAAAAAGGTACTAAAGGTGGAGTAAAAGTTAATTTTAACTCGCAAATTGGTGTAAATACCGTGGCTAATACAGTTGATGTGTTAAGTGCAGACCAATTCCGTAATTTAGTTAACACAAAAGGAAGCGATGCCCAAAAAGCGTTAATGGGCACTGCAAGTACAGACTGGCAGAAAGAAATTTTTCATACAGCCTTAACAACAAACAACAATATCTCTGTAAGCGGTGCTTTATTTAATAAATTGCCGGTGCGTTTATCTGTCGGTAATGTAGATAATCCTGGAATCCTAAGAAACACTTCTTTTGAAAGAACTACGACATCGATATCGTTAAATCCTGTTTTGTTTGATAATCACCTGAAAATTGATATTAGCGGAAATATAGCCTTTGGTAAAAATCAATTTCAGGACGAAGCTGCCATTATTGGTGGCGCAATAGGATTTGATCCAACACAACCGGTTTATGAGGCAGGATCTCGTTATGGAGGTTACTTTGAATGGTTGGAGCCTAACGGAAATTTACCATTATTGCCTTCAAGAAATCCGGTTGCGAGATTAAATCTGGAAGATAAAAGAGCAACTTCTACCAGAAAATGGGGGAATGTAAGGGTAGATTATAAATTTCATTTCTTCGAAGATTTAAGAATTATTGCTGAAGCAGGTATTGATAGATTTGACAGTAATGGGTACAACAGACAAAGTACACAAAGTGCTTTAGGGTTTCAACCAAATGCTTTTAGTTCAGGAAATTGGGTAAATTTAGGAAACTACAATAGTTACACTAATAATCTTCAAAACAAGAACTTAAATACGTACTTTAATTATACTAAAGATCTGGGGAAATTTAAAATTGATGCCACTGCGGGGTATAACTACCAATTGTTTCAAAAACAGAAATACGAATCGGGAGAAACTACACAACCAACCCGTAATGAGTTAACAACAGTTGATCCGGATGTTAATTTACAATCTTATTTTGGTCGTTTGACTTTAAATTATGACAGTCGTTATCTTTTGACATTGAATTACAGAAGAGATGGTACTTCACGTTTTTCTAAAGAAAACAGATGGGGAAATTTTGGAGGAGCAGCTTTTGCATGGAATCTTGCTGAAGAATCATTCTTAAAAGATAATGAAACTTTGTCTAGTTTAAAATTAAGAGTTGGTTACGGGACAACGGGACAACAAGACATTACGGCTCAGTATGATTATTTAAGAAGAGTTACACTTGGTACGATTAATTCTCAGTATATTTTTGGAAACACTATTTATAAAACAGCCAGACCAGAAGGGTATAATGAGGATATCAAATGGGAAGAATTAGCAGAGATGAATCTTGGGGTTGATTTTGGATTCTTAAATGACAGAATTACCGGTACAATAAACTACTTTGATAAAAAATCAAGTGATTTATTAGCAGACGTTGTGGTTCCTGATGGTGCAAATATCAGAAATAACGGAACTTATAATGTTGGAAGTCTAAGGACTAAAGGACTTGAATTTAGTGTTCAATCTGACATTATTAAAGGTGATAAATTGAACTGGAATGTGGCTTTTAATGCAACTTATATTGATAGAAAAATCACAGGTTTAGGAGTTTCTGTTCCAGGTTTTTACGGATACTTAACTGGAGATAATATCGCTGGTGGTGGAGGAAATAAAATTGAGGTTAACTCTGTAGGCTATGCGCCGGAAGCTTTTTTAGTATACGAACAATTGTACGATGCTAATAAAAGACCAATTGCAGGAGCATATGTAGATAGAAACCAAGACGGTAAAATTGATGATGGAGATCGATATAGATTTCATAAACCAGCAGCAGATTATACATTTGGATTGTTTTCGACTTTGAACTACGGAAAATTCGATCTTACAATGAACTGGAGAGCTAGTTTAGGAAATTACATTTTTGATAATGTGAGTTCTAACTTAGGATATTCAGATGCAGGTTTAAGAAGACAAACTGACTTATCTAATGTGAGTACAGATTATCTAAATACAGGATTTACTTTTGAAGATAATGGTACATCTCGTTACCTGTCTGATTACTATATAAAAGATGCTTCTTTTATTAAGTTAGATAACGTTACTCTGGGGTATACTTTTGATAAGACTATTATAAAATCAGCAAGTTTAAGATTTACTGCCGGTGTTCAGAATGTTTTTGTACTTACAAAATATGATGGTTTAGATCCTGAGAAATTTAACGGAATTGATAACAATGTTTACCCAAGAGCCAGAACATTCTTGTTTGGGGTAAATGCAAGTTTCTAA
- the pgmB gene encoding beta-phosphoglucomutase, translated as MNNRKAFVFDLDGVIVDTAKYHFLAWQKIAQALHINFTHEDNELLKGVSRIRSLDIILELGNVQASQEDKDKWLIQKNEDYLSYLVDMDASEILPGVFKTLQLLKDKNQGIALGSASKNARPILEKTGILSYFDVIVDGNDVTNAKPDPEVFLKAAQLLNIDPKNAIVFEDSVAGIQAANRAEMVSVGIGEKTVLHEADYIFNDFTEIDQSFIEKLISQ; from the coding sequence ATGAATAACAGAAAAGCATTCGTATTCGACCTTGACGGCGTGATCGTCGACACGGCCAAATATCATTTTTTAGCCTGGCAGAAAATCGCTCAGGCATTACATATAAATTTTACACACGAAGACAACGAGTTGCTAAAAGGCGTAAGTCGTATTCGTTCTCTAGATATCATACTTGAATTAGGAAATGTTCAGGCTTCACAGGAAGACAAAGACAAATGGTTAATTCAAAAAAATGAAGATTACTTATCTTATTTAGTTGACATGGATGCCAGCGAAATTCTTCCGGGAGTTTTTAAAACATTACAACTTTTAAAAGATAAAAACCAAGGAATTGCTTTGGGTTCAGCCAGTAAAAATGCAAGACCAATTTTAGAAAAAACAGGGATCCTCTCTTACTTCGATGTTATTGTTGACGGGAACGACGTTACCAATGCAAAACCCGATCCGGAAGTTTTCTTAAAAGCGGCGCAATTACTAAACATTGACCCAAAAAATGCCATTGTATTCGAAGATTCTGTTGCCGGAATTCAAGCCGCAAACAGAGCCGAAATGGTAAGTGTTGGAATTGGTGAGAAAACAGTTTTACACGAAGCCGATTATATTTTTAATGATTTCACCGAAATCGACCAGAGCTTTATTGAGAAACTAATTAGTCAATGA
- a CDS encoding SusE domain-containing protein, translated as MKNIYKILIAFIGVLAVSCNADAVDNRPIVDAVSTPEITAPATGIEFILDADDASKEAAKFTWSKAAYSAPVVVSYKLLIDKKGGDFAKAITLETTSNITEVSVLVKDLNQAAIDLGGPLEVASLFDVKVASSVSGGVPQISKTLITISVTPYRGKVAYNFQDWYLVGDATVSGWDNNKGNQILFRSGKSANEYTFTGFFKAGAFKAINTLGSWAPMYGGSDGTLAYRGKDSDPDPASFAIPTDGYYTFTMDVQKLTYKLTAYDASAAKTYSTVGIIGDSTPKGWDNSTPMLKSAFNGHIWSLGITSLKDGGLKFRAENNWDVSWGGSTPFSGGGSGDNIPVAASKYVIYFNDLDGSYLMIPNQG; from the coding sequence ATGAAAAATATATATAAAATTTTAATCGCATTTATTGGTGTATTGGCGGTGTCATGTAATGCTGATGCTGTTGACAATCGACCAATTGTTGATGCTGTTTCGACACCCGAAATAACGGCGCCTGCAACAGGAATAGAATTTATTTTAGATGCAGATGACGCATCAAAAGAAGCAGCTAAATTTACTTGGTCTAAAGCAGCATATTCTGCCCCCGTAGTAGTAAGTTATAAGTTGTTAATTGATAAAAAAGGAGGCGATTTTGCAAAAGCAATTACTCTTGAAACAACTAGTAATATTACTGAGGTTTCAGTCCTCGTTAAAGATTTAAATCAGGCAGCAATAGATCTTGGTGGGCCACTTGAAGTAGCCTCATTGTTTGATGTAAAAGTTGCTTCTAGTGTTTCCGGTGGAGTTCCTCAGATTTCAAAAACATTAATCACAATTAGTGTAACGCCGTACAGAGGAAAAGTGGCATACAATTTTCAAGATTGGTATTTGGTGGGAGACGCAACAGTTTCAGGCTGGGACAACAACAAAGGAAACCAGATTTTGTTTAGAAGTGGTAAAAGTGCTAACGAATATACCTTTACAGGATTCTTCAAAGCAGGTGCTTTTAAAGCTATAAATACTTTAGGAAGTTGGGCACCAATGTATGGTGGTTCAGATGGCACTTTGGCCTATAGAGGTAAAGATTCTGATCCGGATCCGGCAAGTTTTGCAATTCCAACTGACGGATATTATACCTTTACAATGGATGTGCAAAAATTAACATACAAGTTAACTGCTTACGATGCTTCTGCAGCGAAAACGTACTCAACAGTTGGTATTATTGGAGACAGTACGCCAAAAGGTTGGGATAACTCAACACCTATGTTGAAATCTGCTTTCAATGGGCATATTTGGAGTTTAGGCATTACTTCTTTAAAAGATGGTGGCCTTAAATTTAGAGCAGAAAATAACTGGGATGTTTCATGGGGAGGATCAACTCCATTCTCAGGAGGAGGTTCAGGTGATAATATACCAGTAGCAGCCTCTAAATATGTTATTTATTTCAATGATTTAGACGGAAGCTATTTGATGATTCCTAATCAGGGATAA